The Styela clava chromosome 2, kaStyClav1.hap1.2, whole genome shotgun sequence genome contains a region encoding:
- the LOC120348164 gene encoding uncharacterized protein LOC120348164 yields the protein MRNIYYYIVIMAGRQSRVLDVDVLWHLENDAFVPEDASDDNDSMGVSDFSEEEDILDTQADEVSEDDEPSTSTAPPRRRGGRATRAGARKGHVARHPERVTPKIQLDKVLHSEDNSTFRGSTTGAQSPLEPIVESRNVLSSIFQFHCNWIYSGNDKPQRHQKTPSGGCHDRHRVQAMGLRYYAGIPLFPRSNHTDGNH from the exons ATGcgaaatatatattactatattGTTATTATGGCTGGACGTCAATCGCGAGTTTTGGATGTGGATGTTTTGTGGCATCTAGAGAACGACGCATTTGTTCCCGAAGATGCATCGGATGATAACGACAGTATGGGAGTGTCTGATTTTTCCGAGGAAGAGGATATTTTAGATACTCAAGCTGACGAAGTTTCAGAAG ATGACGAACCTTCAACGTCTACTGCTCCGCCTCGGAGACGAGGCGGGCGTGCTACCAGGGCTGGGGCGAGAAAAGGGCACGTCGCTCGACACCCAGAGCGCGTGACGCCCAAGATACAACTGGACAAAGTCCTTCACAGCGAGGACAATTCGACCTTTCGGGGTTCAACGACAGGTGCGCAATCGCCACTTGAACCAATCGTCGAGTCCCGTAACGTTCTTTCATCAATTTTTCAATTCCACTGTAATTGGATTTATAGTGGAAATGACAAACCCCAACGCCATCAGAAAACTCCAAG CGGCGGCTGCCACGACCGGCACCGAGTGCAAGCAATGGGACTCCGTTACTACGCCGGAATTCCATTGTTTCCTCGGTCTAATCATACTGATGGGAATCATTAG
- the LOC120335869 gene encoding 5,6-dihydroxyindole-2-carboxylic acid oxidase-like: MLSQNQIAFTVLVLVCIAGKCQSQFPRACATMEAYLLHECCPVMRGGGSQCGEAEGRGMCADIVVDEQPWGGPYTLFGIDDRERWPERFFNRSCQCFGNFGGYDCAKCKPGWKGQNCDEERPLAVRRDIAQMPLDDAVRFLEALDQAKTTIHPDYVVARDHYRNLLGENGTSDPNYIDITIYDLFVWVHYYSVRDTLLGPGQAFTGIDFSHEGPAFLTWHRMHLLNLEEDLREMTGDEDMAIPYWNFAIGGSECDICTDELVGDRHPNIPSQLSPNSRFADWEIVCLSLDWFDDNIKLCNGTSEGPIIRNPGGNTDRPLVQKLPEPEDVAKCLGVENYDTFPFFSDSDKSFRNTLEGYAEVDGQFAEGARTLHNLAHLFLNGTGGQTHASANDPIFVLLHAFTDAIFEEWLIREQPSATAYPTRDAPIGHNIDYNMVPFFPPVTNRDMFVEASKLGYKYEFNILADLEQNSGPSFIWAVIGVIVFAAFVTIVTIMITGIRRRMKLQQEEELYQRLIAEDYERDEHYGP; the protein is encoded by the exons ATGTTGTCACAAAATCAAATCGCCTTTACTGTTCTGGTATTAGTATGTATAGCTGGGAAATGTCAGTCACAATTTCCTAGAGCTTGTGCCACAATGGAAGCTTATCTTTTGCACGAATGTTGTCCTGTAATGAGAGGAGGTGGAAGCCAATGTGGCGAAGCAGAAGGCAGAGGCATGTGTGCTGATATTGTTGTCGATGAACAACCCTGGGGAGGCCCGTACACTCTATTCGGAATAGATGACAGAGAGAGATGGCCAGAACGATTTTTCAACAG ATCTTGCCAATGCTTTGGAAACTTCGGTGGATATGATTGCGCAAAATGTAAACCCGGTTGGAAAGGACAAAATTGCGATGAAGAGCGACCATTGGCGGTAAGAAGAGATATTGCACAGATGCCACTAGATGACGCCGTGCGATTCCTAGAAGCTCTCGATCAGGCCAAAACAACTATCCATCCCGACTATGTCGTTGCAAGAGACCATTACAG aAATCTGCTTGGAGAAAATGGAACATCAGATCCGAATTACATTGATATTACTATTTATGATTTATTTGTGTGGGTTCATTACTACAGTGTACGTGATACTCTTCTCGGACCCGGACAAGCATTCACAG GTATCGATTTCTCACACGAAGGACCGGCTTTTCTCACCTGGCATAGAATGCATTTGTTGAATCTTGAAGAAGACTTGAGAGAAATGACAGGTGACGAGGATATGGCGATCCCATACTGGAATTTTGCTATTGGAG GTTCCGAATGCGATATTTGTACTGATGAATTAGTCGGCGATCGCCATCCTAACATACCTTCCCAATTGAGTCCTAACTCACGATTTGCGGACTGGGAAATCGTCTGCCTTAGTTTGGACTGGTTTGACGACAACATCAAG CTGTGCAACGGAACATCTGAAGGTCCAATTATTCGCAATCCAGGTGGAAATACTGACCGTCCATTGGTTCAAAAACTGCCCGAGCCTGAAGATGTTGCAAAATGTTTAGGAGTCGAGAATTATGATACTTTCCCATTCTTTTCCGACTCTGACAAAAGTTTCAGAAACACTTTAGAAG GTTACGCTGAAGTCGATGGCCAATTTGCCGAAGGTGCAAGAACTCTTCACAATCTTGCTCATTTGTTTTTGAATGGAACAGGAGGACAAACCCACGCTAGTGCCAATGATCCTATATTCGTTTTACTGCATGCTTTTACAGACGCTATTTTTGAAGAATGGTTAATCAG AGAACAACCTTCGGCAACAGCTTATCCAACTCGAGATGCACCGATCGGTCACAACATTGACTATAATATGGTTCCATTTTTTCCACCAGTCACAAACCGAGACATGTTTGTGGAAGCAAGTAAACTTGGTTACAAATACGAGTTTAACATCCTTG ctGATTTGGAACAAAACTCTGGTCCTTCTTTTATTTGGGCGGTCATTGGCGTCATCGTCTTTGCTGCGTTTGTTACAATAGTTACCATAATGATCACTGGAATTCGTCGTCGAATGAAATTACAACAAGAGGAAGAATTATATCAGAGATTAATTGCTGAAGATTATGAAAGAGACGAACATTATGGACCATAG
- the LOC120335903 gene encoding uncharacterized protein LOC120335903: protein MSPASTTQYYNQNGRFNDSQWYSSPMRIARDREPVIAAADSSTCSGFSSPPYFSEPSSFMDTSARYSESVTDFERYHGLARINYSMMRECAWKYFDDSYKQSCNSADQVTLIKEKHDNHGYLREMTSQNNMYRLHHIDYDMCNGVTACNQHYKPSGANDAFSSPESDVINSLVSICSTTSNFGVSEEKICDQSTSIPDIQKHPRSVARRNARERKRIKNVNQAFDNLRKRVPRGSKGNKISKVETLRSAIEYIRALQGLVEEKRKKSCENEVNETSSGEDESKCTDETKDDAT, encoded by the exons ATGTCACCAGCATCAACAACAcaatattataatcaaaatggCCGTTTCAACGATTCCCAATGGTATTCCTCTCCCATGCGTATTGCTCGAGACCGAGAACCTGTGATTGCCGCAGCAGACAGCAGTACCTGCTCTGGATTTTCATCGCCGCCGTACTTTTCCGAGCCTTCATCTTTTATGGATACTTCAGCAAGATATTCTGAATCAGTTACAGACTTTGAACGCTATCATGGATTAGCAAGAATCAATTATTCAATGATGCGTGAATGCGCGTGGAAATATTTTGATGATTCTTACAAGCAATCATGTAACTCCGCAGATCAAGTTACACTCATTAAAGAGAAACATGACAACCACGGGTACTTGAGAGAAATGACTTCACAAAACAATATGTACCGTTTGCACCACATTGACTATGATATGTGCAACGGGGTGACAGCTTGCAATCAACATTACAAACCATCAGGAGCCAATGACGCCTTTTCGTCTCCGGAAAGTGACGTCATAAATTCTCTCGTCTCCATTTGCAGTACGACGTCGAATTTTGGAGTTTCTGAAGAGAAAATTTGCGACCAATCAACTTCCATACCAGACATTCAGAAGCATCCCAGAAGTGTTGCTCGTAGAAATGCTCGTGAACGAAAACGAATAAAAAATGTTAATCAAGCTTTTGATAATTTAAGAAAGAGAGTTCCACGGGGAAGTAAAGGAAATAAGATAAGCAAG GTAGAAACATTACGATCAGCAATAGAATACATCCGAGCACTCCAAGGATTGGTTGAAGAAAAACGAAAGAAAAGTTGTGAAAATGAGGTCAACGAAACCAGCTCGGGTGAAGACGAGAGCAAATGTACCGACGAGACAAAGGATGATGCGACTTGA
- the LOC120335907 gene encoding lactadherin-like has protein sequence MGPAFYILCSLLLVNSAFAEVTNVNVYEFCSAVLADSTAKSPKVPKLGVCNPAACRGRTGRKGSRGDNGKDGMVGQKGDPGIQGPKGEPADSRQVSALEEKVRMLEEKLDKRFDLIPKLLYCSMGMKNYEIQTNAITSSSDYDIMHSPYFGRLDAIDERSLLDRELTDSESWRKSVGAWCPKPKDPVPTNEWIQIDLGSSMSVGGIVTQGRPVTVKNDQHWVETYKVSCGTTADNMEFISEDGVDKIFTGNSDNNSKVIGMFPQSKTCRYVRIYPRTYNEYPCMRLELIRGECHDLF, from the exons ATGGGGCCTGCATTTTATATCTTGTGTAGTCTTCTGCTGGTCAATTCTGCTTTTGCTGAAGTGACTAACGTTAACGTTTACGAGTTTTGTTCTGCAGTTTTAGCAGACAGCACTGCGAAATCCCCCAAAGTTCCGAAACTTGGTGTATGCAATCCAGCGGCTTGCAGAGGAAGAACGGGTCGGAAGGGATCTCGAGGAGACAATGGAAAAGATGGAATGGTTGGACAAAAAGGCGACCCGGGTATACAGGGACCAAAGGGAGAACCTGCTGATTCAAGACAAGTTTCTGCGTTAGAAGAAAAAGTCAGAATGCTTGAAG agaAACTAGACAAAAGATTCGACCTTATTCCAAAGT TGCTTTACTGTTCAATGGGAATGAAGAATTACGAAATCCAGACAAATGCAATCACGTCATCATCCGACTACGATATCATGCATTCCCCATATTTTGGTAGATTGGATGCAATTGATGAACGATCTTTACTCGATCGAGAATTGACAGACTCTGAATCTTGGAGAAAAAGTGTTGGAGCTTGGTGCCCGAAACCAAAAG ATCCTGTTCCTACCAATGAGTGGATTCAAATTGATCTTGGGTCTTCGATGTCAGTTGGAGGAATTGTAACCCAGGGAAGACCAGTTACTGTTAAAAACGATCAACATTGGGTTGAAACTTATAAAGTGTCGTGTGGTACAACAGCTGATAATATGGAGTTCATTTCTGAAGACGGTGTTGATAAG ATCTTCACTGGCAATTCCGACAACAATTCAAAAGTTATTGGTATGTTTCCTCAGTCAAAGACCTGTCGTTACGTCCGAATCTACCCACGAACATACAATGAGTATCCTTGCATGCGACTAGAATTGATCCGTGGAGAATgtcatgatttattttga